In Pseudomonas sp. MM213, a genomic segment contains:
- a CDS encoding cold-shock protein — MSNRQTGTVKWFNDEKGFGFITPQGGGDDLFVHFKAIESDGFKSLKEGQTVSFVAEKGQKGMQAAQVRPE; from the coding sequence ATGTCTAATCGCCAAACCGGCACCGTTAAATGGTTCAACGATGAAAAAGGCTTCGGCTTCATCACTCCTCAAGGTGGCGGTGACGACCTGTTCGTACACTTCAAAGCTATCGAAAGCGACGGTTTCAAAAGCCTGAAAGAAGGCCAGACTGTTTCCTTCGTGGCTGAGAAAGGCCAAAAGGGTATGCAAGCTGCTCAAGTTCGCCCAGAGTAA